A window of the Apostichopus japonicus isolate 1M-3 chromosome 8, ASM3797524v1, whole genome shotgun sequence genome harbors these coding sequences:
- the LOC139971103 gene encoding melanopsin-like: MDANGVEVTILPTDSPGYVFEDPTQRTLLSVIVILVAAVGIPGNILVMIAVTFSKRLQTKTNSFVVNLACSDLAACLVLPFQVVALLNDSWPLPDPLCTFVAVVVWVGLGSSVVNLALIAFNRFTLITKSRTHYDQLYSKRNLVLMLVSAWIIPIVLVTAPPLCGLGGIGYSERYKICSADSTHPLSDVYAFIISVLVGFPCLIIIITCYVKIYRFIRAKNRELFSNNACRGESTGHAQSAAFKRQVEVTKNLFLVVCSYIICIMPFAINCLIPPSYPAIPWVSIILIANCCLNPIIYGLKHPQFRDVFRHILSCKFRLIPEPSKLLQTLTTSSNGA; the protein is encoded by the coding sequence ATGGATGCGAACGGAGTTGAAGTTACGATTTTACCCACCGATTCGCCTGGTTATGTTTTTGAAGATCCGACACAAAGAACACTTTTGTCCGTTATAGTAATACTTGTGGCGGCTGTTGGCATTCCTGGGAATATATTGGTTATGATTGCTGTGACTTTCTCGAAAAGATTGCAAACCAAGACCAATTCATTTGTCGTGAATTTGGCGTGTTCTGATCTTGCAGCGTGCCTCGTCCTCCCGTTCCAAGTTGTCGCTTTGTTGAACGATAGTTGGCCATTGCCAGACCCGTTGTGTAcctttgttgctgttgttgtctGGGTTGGTCTTGGTAGCAGCGTAGTCAATCTCGCCTTAATCGCCTTTAACCGTTTCACGTTAATAACTAAATCACGTACTCACTACGACCAACTATATTCAAAGAGAAATCTTGTCCTTATGTTAGTTTCAGCATGGATCATTCCGATCGTCCTGGTTACGGCCCCACCCTTGTGTGGCCTTGGAGGAATCGGCTACTCGGAGCGGTATAAGATATGTTCAGCTGACTCAACTCATCCTTTATCGGATGTTTACGCATTCATCATCAGTGTTCTCGTTGGATTTCCATGtttgatcattattattacatgtTACGTCAAAATTTATCGCTTCATTCGAGCTAAAAATCGCGAGCTGTTTTCCAACAACGCATGTAGAGGAGAAAGCACTGGCCACGCCCAATCAGCGGCCTTCAAAAGACAAGTGGAAGTGACAAAGAACTTGTTTTTGGTGGTGTGTTCGTACATCATCTGTATAATGCCCTTTGCTATCAACTGTTTGATACCACCCAGCTACCCTGCCATTCCTTGGGTGTCGATAATTCTTATTGCTAACTGTTGTTTGAATCCAATCATTTATGGACTAAAACATCCTCAGTTTCGAGATGTATTTCGACATATCCTATCGTGCAAGTTTAGACTTATTCCAGAGCCATCGAAGCTATTGCAGACTCTCACAACCAGTTCTAACGGCGCATAG